From a single Aspergillus puulaauensis MK2 DNA, chromosome 2, nearly complete sequence genomic region:
- a CDS encoding high affinity methionine permease (COG:E;~EggNog:ENOG410PFCI;~InterPro:IPR002293;~PFAM:PF00324,PF13520;~TransMembrane:12 (i49-69o81-105i126-146o166-187i199-219o239-263i275-298o327-346i374-393o405-426i438-462o474-496i);~go_component: GO:0016020 - membrane [Evidence IEA];~go_function: GO:0022857 - transmembrane transporter activity [Evidence IEA];~go_process: GO:0055085 - transmembrane transport [Evidence IEA]), translating to MDITSGKAPKNEIAPETKAVEDGPRRADGVTQLYEGNIFDTTPEDRRQIGVVSASFLIFNRVIGTGIFATPSTILSLSGSVGLSLFMWVAGTLIAVAGTAVYLEWGTAIPKNGGEKNYLEYVYKKPKFLATAMFAAYAVLLGWAASNSVVFGQYILNAADVEVDRWNQRGIGLACVTAAFLIHGFALKWGLRLQNLLGVVKLVIIVFIVVTGWVALAGHTKIETPHNFTNAFEGTTGSGYGVVMALYNVIWSFIGYSNANYALSETKNPTRTLKIAAPMAIGSVGILYMLCNVAYFAAVPKDQMLESGQIVAAVFFGNMFGARAEKVMSVFVALSAFGNVLSVIFSQGRIVQELGREGVLPLSKLWASNKPFKSPAAGLFEHWVVSVIIMLAPPPGDAYNFLVNLISYPLAIVNFFVSLGLIYIYLTKDKNFPDWSPGIRATLPVTIFFCLSNLYLVIAPYIPPTEDQNVYEQLPYYLHCVVALGIFGAGAIYYLIWAVAMPRLGGYVLVKETVVDADGWSRSVFTKLPTARVKAQQRGPAVDF from the exons ATGGATATCACTTCGGGAAAGGCCCCTAAGAATGAGATCGCACCGGAGACGAAGGCCGTTGAAGACGGCCCTCGCCGTGCAGATGGTGTCACTCAATTGT ACGAAGGGAACATTTTCGATACAACGCCCGAAGATCGCCGCCAGATCGGCGTTGTCAGTGCATCCTTTTTGATCTTCAACCGAGTCATTGGGACCGGTATCTTCGCCACCCCCAGCACGATTCTGTCGTTGTCTGGAAGCGTTGGCCTCTCTCTGTTCATGTGGGTGGCTGGTACTTTGATTGCTGTTGCCGGTACCGCCGTCTACCTGGAATGGGGCACTGCGATCCCCAA AAACGGTGGTGAGAAGAACTATCTCGAGTATGTGTACAAGAAGCCAAAGTTCCTGGCCACGGCAATGTTCGCGGCCTACGCCGTCCTGCTCGGATGGGCTGCGAGCAACAGTGTCGTCTTTGGACAGTACATCCTCAACGCGGCAGACGTGGAGGTCGACCGATGGAACCAGCGTGGAATTGGACTGGCGTGTGTAACTGCCGCGTTCTTGATCCACGGGTTTGCATTGAAATGGGGTCTACGCCTTCAAAACCTTCTTGGGGTTGTCAAGCTTGTCATCattgtcttcatcgtcgttACCGGCTGGGTGGCTTTGGCTGGTCATACTAAGATTGAGACTCCTCACAACTTCACCAATGCCTTCGAGGGAACCACTGGAAGCGGATATGGAGTCGTCATGGCACTGTACAATGTCATCTGGTCCTTTATTGGCTACTCCAATGCCAACTAC GCCCTGAGCGAGACCAAGAACCCCACGCGTACTCTGAAGATCGCTGCCCCTATGGCGATTGGGTCTGTCGGTATCCTCTACATGCTCTGCAACGTCGCCTACTTCGCAGCTGTCCCCAAGGACCAGATGCTCGAGTCAGGCCAGATCGTGGCCGCGGTCTTCTTTGGAAACATGTTCGGGGCTCGCGCAGAGAAAGTCATGTCTGTCTTCGTGGCTTTATCAGCCTTTGGAAATGTCCTATCCGTCATTTTCTCCCAAGGTCGAA TCGTCCAAGAACTCGGCCGCGAAGGTGTTCTCCCCCTCTCAAAGCTCTGGGCTAGCAACAAGCCTTTCAAGTCCCCTGCTGCCGGCCTCTTTGAGCACTGGGTCGTTTCAGTCATCATAATGCTCGCCCCTCCACCGGGCGATGCCTACAACTTCCTCGTCAA CCTAATTTCCTACCCACTCGCCATCGTCAACTTCTTCGTCTCCCTGGGCCTCATCTACATCTACCTTACAAAAGACAAAAACTTCCCGGACTGGTCCCCCGGCATCCGCGCAACCCTCCCGGTAACCATTTTCTTCTGCCTCTCAAACTTATATCTCGTGATTGCTCCCTATATCCCGCCGACGGAGGACCAGAACGTCTATGAGCAGCTGCCTTACTACCTACACTGCGTGGTGGCATTAGGGATATTTGGCGCGGGCGCtatatattatcttatttgGGCTGTTGCAATGCCGAGACTCGGGGGGTATGTTCTGGTTAAAGAGACGGTTGTGGATGCGGACGGGTGGTCGAGGAGTGTTTTTACCAAGTTGCCCACTGCGAGGGTTAAGGCGCAGCAGCGTGGCCCTGCGGTGGATTTTTAG
- the atg1 gene encoding serine/threonine protein kinase ATG1 (COG:O,T,U;~EggNog:ENOG410PHHV;~InterPro:IPR017441,IPR008271,IPR022708,IPR000719, IPR011009;~PFAM:PF12063,PF07714,PF00069;~go_function: GO:0004672 - protein kinase activity [Evidence IEA];~go_function: GO:0004674 - protein serine/threonine kinase activity [Evidence IEA];~go_function: GO:0005524 - ATP binding [Evidence IEA];~go_process: GO:0006468 - protein phosphorylation [Evidence IEA]) → MASPHSRSSKSSKEGYHEVLIGRYTRMDHIGKGSFATVYRGVHTKSRTYVAIKSVNLSKLSKKLRENLTLEIGILKRLVHPHVVALLDCLETSSHIHLVMEYCALGDLSQFIKRRDSLKDHKYTRHMIAKYPNVPGGALNEVVVRHFLKQLASALKFLRDQNLIHRDIKPQNLLLCPAPTYTETDPQVAPFKCTEDSFTPAVGLESLPLLKLADFGFARSLPSTALAETLCGSPLYMAPEILRYEKYDAKADLWSVGTVLYEMVVGKPPFRATNHVELLRKIENAKDEIKFPVDNPASDEIKTLIRHLLKFNPVARVTFEEFFANNIITGPIPGLVSEDAPAAPRQSSPEAASAEATGSPSATDDAVDIQGLNNQGDDQIRYPPPHRYVPHNERPHSPATSTPMGRTRSGDRPSSTARQISTAAVPRRPDAVSHATAPGRQELVDRSSTFNAIERQRNRQTFSGTPSTQRPVEKTKEERELAAQDVAFERDYVVVEKRAVEVNAFADELAHDPRTQSKNTGALPRRQTTPALPTTMQASPQSSPSKAIQVMPGRSRADSAHNRHPSYERRYGRSPTSATSAISKALNMASGRLFGVGFSPPLNVTKGGRSPPLAYNPFPAYPAANAGLLTIGDGSRRQANADDDTGTVKEIEDCASRSDVVYGFAEVKYKQLIPLAPSAQGDSISNAPGSDFGNSDLTADAAVTLSEEALVLYVKALSLLAKSMDIAGLWWRRPKRGDAMAEYSVSRFDDLSVRVNKVVQWVRGRFNEVLEKAEFVRLKLIDAQRRLPSDHPCHPNNHSLESAGSGGSVDVVVSPGVTAEKLMYDRALEMSRAAAINELTSEDLYGCEMAYVTAVLMLEAVLESEEVQHSGRRSSTDKGDKIVLDGVQDEDREVVVKLVSSIRARLQSLQNKLAVLTKRQTPPSSGKMVPSNLAHVTGATAAR, encoded by the exons ATGGCGTCACCACATTCAAGGAGCTCTAAGAGCTCGAAGGAGGGCTATCATGAGGTGCTGATAGGCCGCTACACGCGGATGGATCATATCGGAAAGGGTAGTTTTGCTACCGTGTATCGAGGCGTCCATACA AAATCACGGACATACGTTGCCATCAAATCGGTGAACCTATCAAAGCTCAGTAAGAAGCTAAGGGAGAATTTGACCTTGGAGATCGGTATTCTCAAACGCCTGGTTCACCCTCATGTTGTCGCACTGCTCGACTGCCTCGAGACTTCATCCCATATACACCTAGTGATGGAGTATTGCGCTTTGGGCGATCTATCACAGTTCATCAAGCGACGGGATAGCCTCAAGGACCATAAGTACACTCGGCATATGATCGCAAAGTACCCAAATGTACCCGGTGGGGCTTTGAATGAGGTGGTTGTCCGGCATTTCCTGAAGCAACTGGCAAGCGCCCTTAAATTTCTTCGGGACCAGAACCTCATCCATCGTGACATCAAGCCCCAGAATCTGTTGCTTTGCCCTGCGCCGACTTATACGGAAACCGACCCCCAAGTGGCGCCGTTTAAATGTACCGAAGACTCGTTTACCCCTGCGGTGGGGCTAGAATCGTTACCGTTACTTAAGTTGGCAGACTTCGGTTTCGCTCGGTCTCTCCCGTCCACGGCCCTTGCAGAAACACTATGCGGATCCCCGCTGTACATGGCTCCCGAGATATTACGGTACGAGAAATATGATGCCAAAGCTGACTTATGGTCTGTCGGTACCGTGCTCTATGAAATGGTGGTGGGAAAGCCACCATTTAGGGCGACAAACCACGTCGAACTGCTCCGGAAAATTGAGAATGCAAAAGACGAGATCAAATTTCCGGTAGATAACCCTGCTTCTGATGAAATCAAAACACTTATTCGCCACCTTCTGAAATTCAACCCTGTGGCTCGGGTTACATTTGAGGAATTCTTCGCGAACAACATTATCACGGGCCCAATACCGGGCTTGGTGTCCGAAGATGCGCCTGCTGCGCCTCGCCAGTCGTCACCAGAGGCGGCTTCTGCCGAAGCAACAGGATCTCCATCTGCTACTGATGACGCGGTGGATATCCAAGGCCTTAATAACCAAGGGGATGATCAAATCCGTTATCCGCCGCCCCATCGGTACGTGCCTCACAATGAGAGGCCACATAGCCCCGCGACTTCTACCCCCATGGGCAGGACTAGGAGTGGAGACAGACCTTCCTCAACCGCGAGACAAATATCCACGGCTGCCGTCCCACGGCGGCCGGATGCGGTATCCCACGCAACAGCGCCAGGACGACAGGAACTTGTAGATCGCTCGTCGACGTTTAATGCTATAGAACGCCAGAGAAACCGACAGACGTTCTCTGGTACCCCGTCGACACAACGGCCCGTGGAAAAGACAAAGGAGGAGCGGGAACTCGCTGCGCAGGATGTCGCTTTTGAGCGTGACTATGTTGTTGTGGAGAAGCGGGCGGTTGAGGTCAACGCTTTCGCAGATGAGTTGGCGCATGACCCAAGGACCCAGAGTAAAAACACTGGTGCCCTTCCCCGGAGGCAGACGACGCCAGCTCTTCCAACAACAATGCAGGCATCGCCCCAAAGCTCTCCCAGCAAAGCAATCCAGGTGATGCCAGGTCGGTCTCGAGCAGATTCGGCGCACAATCGCCATCCGTCCTACGAGCGGCGTTATGGCCGGAGCCCTACATCGGCAACATCAGCTATCTCCAAGGCCCTGAACATGGCAAGTGGTCGCTTGTTCGGCGTGGGATTCTCTCCGCCTTTGAATGTTACCAAAGGAGGGCGCTCACCCCCTTTGGCTTATAACCCTTTCCCGGCTTATCCTGCAGCTAATGCTGGTCTCTTAACAATTGGAGACGGCTCTAGGCGTCAGGCAAACGCAGATGACGATACAGGAACGGTCAAAGAGATTGAAGATTGCGCTTCCCGGAGTGATGTTGTATACGGGTTCGCGGAAGTGAAATATAAACAACTAATACCGCTGGCACCGTCCGCCCAAGGCGATAGTATCTCCAATGCACCAGGCTCGGATTTCGGAAACAGTGATCTAACGGCTGATGCCGCTGTGACCCTCTCAGAAGAAGCGCTGGTTCTTTATGTCAAGGCACTATCCCTCCTTGCCAAGTCAATGGACATTGCCGGCCTTTGGTGGCGTCGCCCAAAGCGAGGCGACGCCATGGCCGAATACAGCGTTAGTCGATTTGATGATTTGTCAGTTCGAGTTAATAAGGTCGTGCAATGGGTCCGCGGTCGATTCAACGAGGTGTTGGAAAAGGCGGAATTTGTTCGACTCAAATTGATTGACGCGCAGCGACGTCTACCCTCAGACCATCCTTGCCACCCTAATAACCACTCGCTCGAATCAGCTGGCTCTGGAGGGTCCGTGGATGTCGTGGTCAGTCCTGGCGTCACGGCCGAGAAGCTGATGTACGACCGTGCATTGGAGATGAGCCGAGCAGCGGCGATCAACGAGCTCACGAGCGAAGATCTCTATGGGTGCGAGATGGCCTACGTGACGGCTGTTTTGATGCTGGAAGCCGTTTTGGAATCAGAGGAAGTACAGCATtcaggaaggagaagcagcactGACAAGGGCGACAAGATTGTACTAGATGGCGTGCAGGACGAAGACCGAGAGGTCGTCGTGAAGT TGGTGTCCAGCATACGCGCCCGGTTGCAGTCATTGCAAAACAAACTGGCTGTTCTCACCAAGCGACAAACTCCGCCGTCAAGCGGAAAGATGGTGCCGTCGAATTTGGCACACGTAACGGGGGCGACTGCTGCTCGATGA